The genomic interval TGGGAATCCTGCGGGGTCCGACGGAGGGCGGCTCGGCGGCCGGACGATGCCGCAGGAGCAGAAGGGCATCCTCGGCCGCGCCGCCCGCGCCGCGCGGTCAGTGCTCGCGCGGCGCCGGCACCACACGCTCGACCTCGGGATGAACGGTGAGCAGTTGACGCATGGCCGCTTCGGCCGCCGCGGCATCGCCGGTGGCGAGGGCGTCGACGATACGTCCGTGATGCGCCAAGGACGTCTCGTTCGGCCGGTCACAGCCGGTGACCGGGTTGCCGGAGACCTGGAGGGCGGCGGAGACGATCCCGGAGAGATGCTCCAGCATGCGGTTGCCCGCGAGCTGGATGAGCAGGGAGTGGAACTCGGCGTCGGCACGGGAGAAGGTGAGCGCGTCACCCTGGCTCATGGCGTGCCCCATGATCTCGACCATGTCACCGAGGCGCTGCTGGACGTCCTCCCGGCCATGTCCCGCGGCCAGGCGCGCGGCGAGCGGCTCGATCGTCCAGCGCAGCTCGCTCAGCTCGCGGCGCTGGTCGTCGCGCTGCGGTCCGTAAGCCCGCCATTCGATGATGTCCGGGTCCAGCAGGTTCCAGTCGCTGACGGGACGCACGCGCGTACCGACGTTCGGCCGGGCACTGACCAGACCCTTGGCCTCCAGGACGCGGAGCGACTCACGGACGACGGTGCGGGAGACCTCGAAACGCTGGCCGATCTCCTCGGGGACCAGCGGCCGGTCGGCTCCCAGGTCACCGGAGACGATCATCTGACCCAGCTGCTGGACGAGTTGGCCGTGCAGTCCGCGCCCGCGGTTGCCCGCGGCCCGTCGGCCCACGCGGCCCAGCTCCGGGTCCGAGCCGTCCCAGACGGAGGCTCCGACGCGGCCTGCGGCCGGGGCCTCGGCGTAGGAGTAGCGGTCGAGATCGCCCGGGCCGGCCAGACCGGAGTCGGCGGAGCGGGCGGCGGTCATCATGGTGTGCGCAAGGGTACTCACGGATCCTTTGTCGGCGCCGCCTCCAACTCCCTTGAGGTCTTTGGTGAAAAGCACACGAAAGGGTGATCGCTCACCCCGTCGCAATTGACGCCTTATCGGAAAGAAATGCGCTTTCGTCGGGAAGTTGTGCGCAGGCCGGGACCGGAAGCGCACGGACGGTCGTCATCGGACCCTGCTACGCAGGGTCGTGAGCAGATATGCGCACAGCAGAGCGGTCAGCGACAACGCCAGCGCCCCGCCCACCGGTTGAGCGATCACCCGCACCGCTCCGACGAGATAGCGCTCTCCGCCGAAGGGCCACTGCGGCAGGAAGACCTCGCGCAGCCGCGCGGGAAGACCCGTCGCCGCTCGCACGGACGCCCCCTCCAGGGCTCTTTGCACGAGGGGTACGACGAGAACGGGCACAGCGACCACCGCGGCGAGCCCGGCCGTGGTGGACCGGAAGACGCCGGCGGCCAGGACCCCGGACCAGGCACAGCCGGCCACGAGCCCGAACCAACTCACGCTCAGCGCCGGCCAGTCCGCGGGAACTTCCGTGAGTTCCCGTCCGTAGACGAGATAGAGCACTTCGGCGTCGCAGCCCACCGTGAGAAAGGCTAGTGCCAGCGCGGCGACAGTGGCGACGGCGAGTTTCGCGGTGAGCAGCCCGAGCCGACGGGGCACGGTACCGCGGTCCGCGGCCAGGGCGGGGTGGCGGAACTCGTCGCCGAACGCGAGCGCACCGAGCAGTCCGGCCCCGAGCGCAGCCGGGGGCAGCGGCAGCTCCCTCGGCCATGCGGCCAGCAGCCGCGCCTGCGGGGTGTGACCGACGCGTGCCAGGAGTGCGGCGGTAAAGGCGGACGCGACGAGCACGGCGGCGGCGGTGAGGAACCCAGTGCCGATCCCTGCCGCGCGGCGCAGTTCGTAGCGCAGGGGGCGCAAGGGGCTGGGGGCTGACCTGACGGAGATGGGGGGTGGGAGGGGGGGTAGGGGGGCATGGGCCCCGGAGACGGTGGCGGGGCTCAGAGCGGTGTCACCGCTCTCCGCGGCCTGGGCGCTGCCGGGGTCTGGACTGCAGTGTGCCGTCTGGTCGCCGGGCGCTCTCCGGTCGGCGGGCACCGCCCGCTCACCGCGCAGGTGCGAGCCGCTCGGCGTTGGGGGGTTGTCGTGCGCCTGGCCTCCTCGCACCGCTGTCCCGGCCACCCCGACGGCCTCATTGCCGACGAGCTCGCCGGGCTCCGGCCCCGTGACGCCTGCCCGCACTTCCTGTGCCGCTTCCGCGATCTCACCGGGAAACGGACCCGCGCCGGGCCCCATGTCCCCGATCTCGTCGGCCAGTTGGTGAACCAGGACGCCATGCCGGAAGGCAGTCTCGCCGACGTCGGCACATGTACTGCCGTACACGGACAGACGGTTGCCGCCTTCCCGGACGACTTCGACGGAGCGGTGGGCCGTGCGGGCCTCCTTGGCGAGCAGGGCGGCGAGGCGGGCGGCGTGGGGGGTGCGGACGGCGACACGGGGACGGAGTCTGGTGCGGGCGAACTCCGCGGCCGCCTGGTCTGCGACGAGCCTGCCCTGTTCGAGCGTGATGACGTGATCTGCGGCGCGCGCGGCCTCTTTGGGCTCGGCCGTGGTGAAAAGGACCGTGCCGCCCTGGGCGGCGTGCGCTCGCAGCATGCCGTGCAGCCAGTGGCTCTCCCGAGTGGAGAGTCCGTCGGCGGGAGCGTCCAGCACGAGGGTGTGCGGGTCCGGCAGCAGGGCGCAGGCCAGGCCCAGGCGCCGGTCCATGCCCCGAGACAGGGTGCCGAGCCGCTCGTCGCGCAGGCTGACCAGGCCCACCACTTCGAGCACTTCTTCCGCGCGCCGGACCGGGACACCGGCCGCGGCGCACAGCATGCGCAGATGACCGCGGACCGTGCGCGCGGGATGGCCGGGAACCTCGCCCATGAGGACACCGACCTCGCGCGAGGGGTGCGCGATGCGATGCAGCGGGCGCCCCTTGAAGTAGGTCAGGCCACGGCCCTGTTGGAGTTCGAGCATCAGTCTGAGCGCCGTCGTCTTGCCCGCGCCCGGCGCTCCGAGGAGCGCGGTGACGCGGCCCGCTGGGGCTTCGAAGGACACGTCGTCGACCGCGGGCGGAAGGTCCTTGCGGGAATTGCTGGTCAGTCCGAAGGCCTGGATCACCTGTAGCAAGATAGCGGGTTATGTCCGGTTTTCGGGGCCGTCACACTTCGGGGCGCAGCATCGGGGGGTTGAGAAGAGTGGCGCCGCCGGCCCGGAAGAGCTGGGCGGGGCGGCCGCCCTGTCGCGTGGTGGTGCCGCCGGTGGGGACCAGAAAGCCCGGTGTGCCCGTCACCTTGCGGTGGAAGTTGCGCGGGTCCAGTGCCACGCCCCACACCGCCTCGTAGACCCGGCGCAGCTCTCCGACGGTGAACTCGGGCGGGCAGAACGCGGTGGCCAGCGACGAGTACTCGATCTTGGAGCGGGCGCGCTCCACTCCGTCCGACAGGATCTGCGCATGGTCGAAGGCGAGCGGCACGACCGGCTCACCGTCCCGACCGTAGCCGCCCTGCTGCAGCAGTTCTTCGACGGGCGCCCAGCGTGCGTTGCTGGCGTCACCGCCTGCCCGGGGGGCGGGCAGGTCGGGGGCGAGGGCGAGGTGGGCGACGCTCACCACGCGCATCCGGGGATCACGCTTGGGGTCGCCGTAGGTCGCCAGCTGTTCCAGGTGCGCTCCGTTGTCCTGGACGGGGACGGCCGGGTCATGGGCACGCAGTCCCGTCTCCTCGGCCAGCTCGCGGGCAGCGGCCTGCGCCAGATCCTCATCGGCCCGTACGAAACCGCCGGGAAGCGCCCAACGCCCCTGGAACGGCGGCTCGCCCCTGCGTACCGCGAGCGCACACAGGGCGTGACGGCGCACGGTCAGTACGACCAGGTCCACGGTGACGGCGAAGGGCGGAAAGGCTGACGGGTCGTAGGGCATGCGGCGATCATAGTCGTCTGCCTGACGATAAACACTCCCTTCGCGGGTCGCATCGGTGCCTGATCCAGTACCGTCCGAACGGGTCGCGTCCTCCCCTGCCCGCTTCTGTCGGGAACAGCGTCGTTCGAGGTCACGCCCCCAGTTGCAGCCCTTCGGCGGCCTCCTCGACCATGGCGAGCCCGAGTCTGCTGACCCGTACCGCGAACGGGGCCCCCGCAATCCTCAGCCCGGTCAGGCCGAGCTCGCCGAGAGGCGCGCTGCGCACGGGGCGCAGTGTGACGGTCCCCGCCGGGACATCGGGACGGATGCCCGCGAGGGCGCTCAGCACCAGAACTCCGGTGGCCGCTGCCGTGGCCGCTGGGCGGCAGGCCGCCGGGTGAGGAAGGGGAGCGCTCCCGTCGGTGCGCTGCTCACCCGCGTACATCTCGGGGAGCCGGTGGCCGAAGGCCTCAGCCGCGGCCAGCAGGCCGCGCAGGA from Streptomyces sp. CC0208 carries:
- a CDS encoding FCD domain-containing protein, with amino-acid sequence MSTLAHTMMTAARSADSGLAGPGDLDRYSYAEAPAAGRVGASVWDGSDPELGRVGRRAAGNRGRGLHGQLVQQLGQMIVSGDLGADRPLVPEEIGQRFEVSRTVVRESLRVLEAKGLVSARPNVGTRVRPVSDWNLLDPDIIEWRAYGPQRDDQRRELSELRWTIEPLAARLAAGHGREDVQQRLGDMVEIMGHAMSQGDALTFSRADAEFHSLLIQLAGNRMLEHLSGIVSAALQVSGNPVTGCDRPNETSLAHHGRIVDALATGDAAAAEAAMRQLLTVHPEVERVVPAPREH
- a CDS encoding ATP-binding cassette domain-containing protein yields the protein MIQAFGLTSNSRKDLPPAVDDVSFEAPAGRVTALLGAPGAGKTTALRLMLELQQGRGLTYFKGRPLHRIAHPSREVGVLMGEVPGHPARTVRGHLRMLCAAAGVPVRRAEEVLEVVGLVSLRDERLGTLSRGMDRRLGLACALLPDPHTLVLDAPADGLSTRESHWLHGMLRAHAAQGGTVLFTTAEPKEAARAADHVITLEQGRLVADQAAAEFARTRLRPRVAVRTPHAARLAALLAKEARTAHRSVEVVREGGNRLSVYGSTCADVGETAFRHGVLVHQLADEIGDMGPGAGPFPGEIAEAAQEVRAGVTGPEPGELVGNEAVGVAGTAVRGGQAHDNPPTPSGSHLRGERAVPADRRAPGDQTAHCSPDPGSAQAAESGDTALSPATVSGAHAPLPPLPPPISVRSAPSPLRPLRYELRRAAGIGTGFLTAAAVLVASAFTAALLARVGHTPQARLLAAWPRELPLPPAALGAGLLGALAFGDEFRHPALAADRGTVPRRLGLLTAKLAVATVAALALAFLTVGCDAEVLYLVYGRELTEVPADWPALSVSWFGLVAGCAWSGVLAAGVFRSTTAGLAAVVAVPVLVVPLVQRALEGASVRAATGLPARLREVFLPQWPFGGERYLVGAVRVIAQPVGGALALSLTALLCAYLLTTLRSRVR
- a CDS encoding NUDIX hydrolase; this translates as MPYDPSAFPPFAVTVDLVVLTVRRHALCALAVRRGEPPFQGRWALPGGFVRADEDLAQAAARELAEETGLRAHDPAVPVQDNGAHLEQLATYGDPKRDPRMRVVSVAHLALAPDLPAPRAGGDASNARWAPVEELLQQGGYGRDGEPVVPLAFDHAQILSDGVERARSKIEYSSLATAFCPPEFTVGELRRVYEAVWGVALDPRNFHRKVTGTPGFLVPTGGTTTRQGGRPAQLFRAGGATLLNPPMLRPEV